TTTCTTTATGCCACACAGCAGGCACTTGTTCATACAAACCATCAATCAAAATAATTCGCTTTGGCGTCAATCGCAATAAACGCAGAATGTCACCACATTGTATAGGGGGATGATAATGCGCTTGTCTCAAATAATGTTTGGCAGTCTCTATATCAAGCGTAGGACCTAAAAAACATGTGTGTCGTATCTCTCCATACAGCTTGTTTCCTCTTACCTCTACGACAATTTAGATAATGAACATGAAAAACAGGTTCCATGAAAATAACGCAATCCCGGGACCATCACATGAACAACAGGAATGTTGATATCTTCTCTTGTATGATCATAAACAATAACGTGTTTGAACCCATTATTTTTTAACACATGGACTAATTCACTCAGGCATTGGGAAAATGAATAACCTTGGGGTATTTTTGTTTCAATAAATGGTGTTTTTTCTAATCGGGTTTTCGCAAACATACCATCAAAATCTCCCCTAATGCGCTTTATTTTTTGATACACTCGCGGGGTTTGATCATCTCTTGCACCAGAGATAATGGTTAAGCGTGCCTGAATCGCTTCTGTAATGGCTCTTGCCAACGCAACGACACTCGAAAAATGCGCACCAGTTCCCATCATCATGCCAACGTTCCGCACTTCATCAGGATTGTGCAAGATGGTCAAATACGCTGGAATGTTTAAATGCGTGCTAATATCCCAAACTTCCAAATAAAGATTACTACGGTGAATATTTGATATTAATGACAGTAAATAAGGAGACGTTATGGTTGATAAATCCACCTGACCGTATTTTGATACCAATAAATTTTCTACCGTAAACTCCCGCTCCAATACTTCAAATAAACCGTGGCAAATGGCTTCTTCAATGGTGTTACCTGAAGCAAGCCCATTGGTCGTCGGAGGAAAATAACGATAACCAGGACGGAAAAACGTAGTATTCACATTAAAGGTGGTATATGGAAAATAGATTTCCTGGCCACTGATTAAATCTGTTCCTTTTCCCCAGGGGATTTCAAGAGAATCTATGTCAATCCACTCAAAAGGACCATGGTTAATATGAGGATGAAGTTCAAGCATTGGATAATCTTTTTTAAGACGTTGATAAGACCCAAATAACGCAGGTTGGGCCATATTTTCACAATGCCATCCTTCAATGGATTCCATCATGGCAGAAATTTTAGCTAAATCATTCGTAATGCCTTTGCCTTGTGCTGACGTCAAAAGCTTCGCTTGAGGTCTAATCGCAACATAAGTTGGAACTCCAATATGATCGAGTCCAGTAATATTAGCAACTCGGGTAATACCAAATCTGTCCCACAATAAAGGTTCTATTTTGGCTAACGTTTGCTCAGGAGTTACTGCCCGAAATGTCCCACCTAAATCAATCATATTAGCTTATACCCATTATCTTTATTTTATTTAATGCGGTTTGGGAAAATCATCACAAAAAAATTCCGGAACATAAGCCTGCGTCTTGTGTTTAAACCAATCAAAGTGCATGCCTGGAATGATGACATGAACCACTGGAATGCCCAATTCACGACGGGTATGCTCAAACACAATAACCTTCCCAAATCCTTGTTGTTTTAAACGTTTAAGCAATTCTTGAATACAATGGGTAAAATCGATTGGGACGGAAGTTTCCACAAACG
This genomic interval from Legionella oakridgensis ATCC 33761 = DSM 21215 contains the following:
- a CDS encoding YcaO-like family protein, which codes for MIDLGGTFRAVTPEQTLAKIEPLLWDRFGITRVANITGLDHIGVPTYVAIRPQAKLLTSAQGKGITNDLAKISAMMESIEGWHCENMAQPALFGSYQRLKKDYPMLELHPHINHGPFEWIDIDSLEIPWGKGTDLISGQEIYFPYTTFNVNTTFFRPGYRYFPPTTNGLASGNTIEEAICHGLFEVLEREFTVENLLVSKYGQVDLSTITSPYLLSLISNIHRSNLYLEVWDISTHLNIPAYLTILHNPDEVRNVGMMMGTGAHFSSVVALARAITEAIQARLTIISGARDDQTPRVYQKIKRIRGDFDGMFAKTRLEKTPFIETKIPQGYSFSQCLSELVHVLKNNGFKHVIVYDHTREDINIPVVHVMVPGLRYFHGTCFSCSLSKLS